The following DNA comes from Arcobacter cloacae.
AGAAAAATTAACATATTTTGAATATACAACTTTATTAGCATTTTATTTATCAAAAGATTTTGATTATTTAGTTTTAGAAGCGGGACTTGGTGGGGAGTTTGATGCAACAAATGTTGTACCAAATGATATTTCATTAATTACAACAATTGGACTTGACCATCAAAATTTTTTAGGAGATAGTGTTGAAAAAATAGCAACTACAAAAATGCGTTCAGTTGATAATAAAATGCTAGTTGGTTATCAACTTTTTGATAGTGTTATTAAAACAGCTTACGAAGTAAAAGAACAAATTTTAAAAGAAAGAGATAAAAATATAGAAATTATTGAATTAAAAGAGTTTGATAAATATGAAATAAATTCAAAATTTGCCACTTATTTAAAACGAAATTTACATTTAGTAATTGCTTGTTTAAATGAACTAAAAATTCCAGTTGATTTAAAGCTTTTTGATGATACACCACTTTTTGGAAGATGTCAAAAAATTTTGCCAAATGTAACTATTGATGTAGGACATAATCCACTAGCCGCACAAGTTTTAGTAAAAGAGTTTGAAAATAAAAAAATAAACCTTATTTACAACTCTTATGGAGATAAAGATTATAAAAGTGTATTAGAAATTTTAAGACCAATAATAAAAAGTATAACTATTATTGAATTAAATGATAAAAGAATAGTAAAAAAAGAAGAGTTACAACAAGTAATATATGAACTAAATTTAACAAAAAAAGAAGAGATAAAAATAGAAAAAAATGAAGAATATCTAGTTTTTGGTTCATTTTTAGTTGTAGAAAAATTTTTGTCTTTGATTGGTTATGATGGAAACTCTTGAAAAAAGATTAGATGAACTTTATATTCAAAAAACTAAAATTGAAGAAGAGATAGAACTTTTAAAAGAGCAAATAAAACAAAAAAATCACTTAGCTTTAATCAAAAAAAAGTTTACCAAAGATGAAAAAATAGAACTTTTTAAATCTTTATTTGTTGCACGATTTGATATTTATGCTAAGAAATGGATAAGTCGTGATGGAACAAAACAGGGCTTTTATCCTGTAACTGCTACTTTTCAAGCAGAAGATTATCTTCCTTTGACAAATAAAGAGATTGAAGAGCATTTAAGAGGAAATGTTTTTTTAGCAACTTATTGTATAAATCAAAACAATATGTCAAAATTTATTGTTTTTGAAATAGCTGATGAAGATAAATTTAAACTACAGATTGCATTAAACTCTTTAAATATAAAGGCTTATTATGAACTTAGTTCTTATAATTCTTTATTTGTTTGGATATTTTTACAAGAAGAGATTTCCTCTAAAATAGCTTTTAATTTTGCATTATATCTTTTGAAAAAAGCAAATATAAGTTCTAAAACTTACCCAAATAAAGAGTTTGCAACAAAAGAGAGTCTAGGAAATAGCATAGAATTACCTTTACATTTAAAACATAGAGATAAAAATAGAACAGTTTTTATAGATGTAAATACAAATAAAATTTATGAAGACCAATGGAGTGTTTTGGCTAATGTTTCAAAGGTTTCAAAACAAATCATTTCTAATTTTGCAGATATTCCAAACTCTGTGAGTATTGAAAAGAGTCAAAAAAAGATAGATTTTCCATTACAAACTATAGAGATTATTTTAGAAGATTATATCTATATCCCAACTCTTAAATTATCAAAATCATTGATTAGTAAATTAAAATCTTTTGCAACTTTTGAAAATCCTCAAATAAAAATTTTATTATCTTTGAGAAAACCGCTTTTTAATACTCCAAAATATATCAGGTCGTTTGAAGAGAATGAAAATTATTTGATGCTTCCAAGAGGTTTAAAGCAAACAATAGAAGATTTTTTTAATGAGTTTGCTGTTAAATACTCATTTATTGATAAAAGAGTTTATAATCAAATTGAAACAAAAAAAGTAACTTTTAATTTAAGACCTGAGCAAAATGATGCAATAAAAGAGATAAAAAAAAGTGATTACTCTATTTGTGTTGCGCCTCCTGGATTTGGAAAAACACTACTAGGAGCTAAAATATTTGAAATAAGAGTTTGTAATACTTTGATAGTTGTAAATAAAAATATGCTTTTAAATCAATGGATTGAAAGATTTGTGGATTATTTTGGATATTCAAAAAAAGATATTGGATATTTAGGAAAAGGACATAATAAATTAAATGGAATAATAGATGTAGCAACTATGCAAAGTTTAAAGAATGATTCAAAAATCATAGAAAACTACTCTTTTGTAATTGTTGATGAGTGCCATCATATTCCAGCTTTGACTTTTGAGCAAATTATTAAAAGTTTTAAAGGAAGATATATTTTAGGTTTAAGTGCAACTCCAAATAGAAAAGATGAATTGCAACCTATTTTATATCAGCAATTAGGTGAGATTTCTTATGAGTATAAAAAGAAAAGAACACACACAAATAAACTACAAATAATCAGAACAGAGTTTGTGAGTAATGCTGATAACTATGCTACAATCATAAACGAATTGTGTTTAGATGAAAATAGAAATAATTTAATAATAGATGCAATAAAAACAAATATTCAAAGAAAAATTTTAGTTTTAACAGATAGAATAGAACATATAAATATTTTGGAAAATTTATTACAAAAGCAAAATATTGATTATATTTGTGTTCATGGAAGTCAAAATAAAAAAGAACAAGTGGAAAATATGGCATTAGTAAAAACAAAATCTTTGATTCTTGCAACAACTTCATATTTTGGAGAGGGTATTGATTTTCCACATTTAAATACTATTATGTTTGTAACCCCTATTTCATATTATGGAAGATTGATTCAATATTTAGGAAGAATAGGACGAGGAAATCAAGAGTGTTTAGCTATAGATTTTTTAGATTCAAAAAATGCTATGTTAAATTCAGCTTATAAAAAAAGGCTTGAAGGTTATAAGCAGATGCATTATAAATAAAAAGGAGTTTTATGTTAGGGATAATTGTCGCAACAACATTAATTGCGTTAATTTTAAATTTATTACTTAAAAGAATACATTTACCTACGATTATAGGATATATTTTAACAGGTACAATTATTGCATATGTATTTAATTTACATAATGCAGTTGATAATCATGAGCTTAGAGAAATAGGTGAATTTGGTGTAGTTTTTTTAATGTTTACTATTGGATTGGAATTTTCTTTAAATCACTTAAAAAAGATGAGAAGAGAAGTTTTTCTAACAGGTAGTTTACAGATTTTAGTCACAGCTTTATTTGTATTTTTAATCTCAAGATATGTAATTGGACTTGAAGTTCAAACTTCTTTAATTGTTGGAATGGCATTGTCTTTATCTTCAACAGCTATTGTTTTAAAAACATTTAATGAAACAAAAGAGATAACAAAACCTCATGGAAGAAGAGTTCTTGGTATTTTGATTATGCAAGATATCGCAGTTATTCCAATTCTTCTTATGATTTCATTTTTCTCTATGAAAGGTGATGCTTCATTAACTTATACAATAGGAAAAACTGTATTAGCAGCGATAGTTTTATTATCTTTATTATATTTTGCAGGTAAATATCTATTAGAACCATTTTTGAGATATGTTTCATCAACAAGATCAGATGAATTGTTTGTAGCCTCTGTTTTACTTTTAGCTGTTGGATCTGCTTATTTGGCTTATTATTTCGGATTTTCATACTCTTTAGGAGCATTTATTGCTGGTATGATGATTGCTGAAACAAAATTTAAACATCAAGTAGAAGCGGATTTAATTCCTTTTAGAAATATTCTATTGGGAATTTTCTTTATAACGGTTGGTATGCAGATTAATTTTAAAGTAATTTACGATTATGCTTGGATAATTGCTATTTTATTACCTGTTGTTATGGGATTGAAATTTGCAGTTATTTATGCTCTTGTAAGATATGAAGATAATAAAAGAGTTGCTTTTAAAACAGCTTTATCTTTGATTCAAATAGGGGAATTTTCACTGGCAATTTTAGAACTTGCAAGAAGCCAAAGTCTAATAGATACAACATATTCTCAAATTTTAATCGTAACAATTGTAATTTCAATGATTTTAACTCCAATTATTCTAAAAAATCTTTCAAAAGCAGCAGCAAAATTAATTCCTGAAGATGTAATGATGATTACAAATACACATAATGTTTCAGAAGATACAGAAAATCACGTTATTGTTTTAGGATATGGAAGATTTGGACAAGCAATAGTTGAAGAATTAAAAGCCTTTGGACAAAAATATGTTATTTTAGAACATAATGTTAAGTTTTATCAAATAGGAAAAGATAGAGGTGAACCTATTGTATTTGGGAATGCTGCTCAAAGACATATATTAAATTCATTAAATATCACCAAATCATCTGCTGTTATAGTTGCTGTTAATAATCCTGAAGTATTATATTTGATTTGTGAGGCTGTAAGAGAACTTACACTTAATAGTAAAACAATTGTAACAGTTACAACGGAAACAGAAAAAGAACATTTAAGAGGTTTAAATTTGGAGCATATTGTAGTTGCTACAAATCAAATAGCAAAAGCTGTTGTTGATGAAGTAATGTATTGCAGATTGGATAATAATTAAACTATTATTACTTTTATATATAATTAATATTAATAAAATATATATAAGTATTAATTATAATATTTTATATATATTTAAACTCTTTTTAACTAAACTCTTATTATCAAAAGTGGCTAAAGTTAAGCTTTAGCTACTATTTTAATATAAGGGATACAAATGAAACTTTCAAAAATTCTTTTTTCAGTTAGCTTAATAGCTAGTTCTGTTTTTGCATCTGAATTTTTAACTTATGATAAATTATCAAAAGTTTTAAAAGAAGAAGCAAAAAAATCTGGTAATTACGCAACAACAGAAGAAGTAAAAAAAGCTTTAACTGAAAAAAATTGGGCAGTTGTTGATGTAAGAACAGCAGAAGAGTGGGCAGCTGGATTTATAAAAGGTACTCAAAGAGTTGGAAGAGAAGCACCTGAAAAAGCTTTAGAAGGAATAGTTTTAGATGACGATGATAAATTTGTAAAAGATAATTTGATTGTTGTTTGTAATACAGCTTCAAGAGCTTCTATTGAAGCTGAAACTTTTAGAAAAATGGGATTTAAAACAGTTAAGATTTATGATATGCACAAATGGATTGATGAGTGTAATCCTGTAACTACAAAATATAGTGATGCAGAAGATAAAACAGGAACAAAAAACAAATTTGGTGCTTATTACGCTGAACATTGTAAAAAATAGTTTTATTTAAAAAAGAGTAGAATTTTCTACTCTTTTTCTATATATCTTTTTCTTGCACTATCTTTTATCTTATCTACTTCAACTAAAATAAAACTATCTATACAATCACCAAAGTTTTTGTCAATATTAAAATCTAAAAATTTTATACCACCATCAACTGTAATTTCACTATATTGTTTGTACAAAGTAGGAATTGATAAACCTATGTTTGATAGGGTAGATTTAAGAAATTTAAAATCTTTTGCCTTATCATTTAAATCAAAAAGTTCTTTTATTTCATTTATGTTGTTTGAATAGTGATAAGGATTTTTAGCTTCAACTAAAGTTAATGGATTACTAAAATAGTGTGAATAATAAAAAACAATTAAATCTTTTGCCACATTTGGAAAAGAAGCACTTAAAGAAACAGGTCCAAACATATATTTTATATTTGGGTTATTTTTTAAATAAGCACCTATTCCAAACCACAAATAATCCAAAGCTCTAGTTCCCCAATATTTTGGCTGAACAAAACTTCTTCCTAGTTCTATAGAGTTTTGTAAATAAGGCATAAAATCTTCGTTGTATTTAAATAAATTATTTGAATAGAAACCTTTTACTCCAATATTTTTAAAAATAAAATCAGAATTTCCTATTCTATATGAACCTACAATTTCAAGTTCATTTTCATCCCACAAAATTATATGTTGATAGTAAATATCGTATTTATCCGTATCTCTTTTTTTGTTTACACCTTCTCCAACTTTTCTAAAAGAGATTTCTCTTAATCTTCCAAGCTCTTTTAAAACTATAGAGTCTTCAACATAATCATATAAATAGATTTTTTTTCCATCAGCTGTTTGACCTATTAGTTTTGATTTTTTTAATTCATTTAATAAATCAATTCGGCTTACAGGATGAGCTATTGCACTTTGTGTTTCAAAAAAAGATTTTTTACCTTTTTTTAAAGAATAAAGATGTTTTTTGTATAAATTTAATAAAAATTTCTTATCTATACCTTTAGGAACAATATTTTCATTTGGAATGATTCTTCCTATTTTTATATTTATTCTTTTTGATTTTTTATTAAACATTTCATGTGATAAAAGTAAAGTTGAAAAAGTTTTATTAATAATAGAGATTGTATAAAAAGTTTTAGAATTTTTGGCATCTAAAAATATTGGTAAGATGGGTGCATTTGTGTTTTGTGCAAAGTTTAAAAAACCTCTATTCCATGAAGGATCTTTTATTCCTTTTGTTGTTGCACGACTAACTTCTCCTGCTGGAAAAATAATAACAGCCTCTTCTTTGTTTAAAGAATCATATATCTTTTTTATATCAGTTTTAGCTTGTTTTATTTTGTAATTGTCAATCATAATAGTTAAAGAATTTAAGGCTTCAAAACCTGCTAAAAAATCATTTGCAACTATTTTTACGTCCTTTCGAACAGTTGAAATAAGTCTTAATAAACATAAAGCATCTAATCCTCCTAAAGGATGATTTGCAATTATTACAACTTTTCCTGATGTTGGAATATTTTGTAAATCATTGCTTGAAATAGTATAATCAAAATCAAAATAATCCAACACAGCATCAACAAATTCAAAACCTTTTAAGTGAGAATTTTGTGATAAAAATTGGT
Coding sequences within:
- a CDS encoding Mur ligase family protein encodes the protein MQVDLKKATLKEFLEHKTLYYDKIDFSYVKSSWNILSSKIKLPFVIHIVGTNGKGSTGRFLAHYLNKKKFNVLHYSSPHIMKFNERIWINGFDVSDENLETAHQFLQKLYEVELLEKLTYFEYTTLLAFYLSKDFDYLVLEAGLGGEFDATNVVPNDISLITTIGLDHQNFLGDSVEKIATTKMRSVDNKMLVGYQLFDSVIKTAYEVKEQILKERDKNIEIIELKEFDKYEINSKFATYLKRNLHLVIACLNELKIPVDLKLFDDTPLFGRCQKILPNVTIDVGHNPLAAQVLVKEFENKKINLIYNSYGDKDYKSVLEILRPIIKSITIIELNDKRIVKKEELQQVIYELNLTKKEEIKIEKNEEYLVFGSFLVVEKFLSLIGYDGNS
- a CDS encoding DEAD/DEAH box helicase; this encodes METLEKRLDELYIQKTKIEEEIELLKEQIKQKNHLALIKKKFTKDEKIELFKSLFVARFDIYAKKWISRDGTKQGFYPVTATFQAEDYLPLTNKEIEEHLRGNVFLATYCINQNNMSKFIVFEIADEDKFKLQIALNSLNIKAYYELSSYNSLFVWIFLQEEISSKIAFNFALYLLKKANISSKTYPNKEFATKESLGNSIELPLHLKHRDKNRTVFIDVNTNKIYEDQWSVLANVSKVSKQIISNFADIPNSVSIEKSQKKIDFPLQTIEIILEDYIYIPTLKLSKSLISKLKSFATFENPQIKILLSLRKPLFNTPKYIRSFEENENYLMLPRGLKQTIEDFFNEFAVKYSFIDKRVYNQIETKKVTFNLRPEQNDAIKEIKKSDYSICVAPPGFGKTLLGAKIFEIRVCNTLIVVNKNMLLNQWIERFVDYFGYSKKDIGYLGKGHNKLNGIIDVATMQSLKNDSKIIENYSFVIVDECHHIPALTFEQIIKSFKGRYILGLSATPNRKDELQPILYQQLGEISYEYKKKRTHTNKLQIIRTEFVSNADNYATIINELCLDENRNNLIIDAIKTNIQRKILVLTDRIEHINILENLLQKQNIDYICVHGSQNKKEQVENMALVKTKSLILATTSYFGEGIDFPHLNTIMFVTPISYYGRLIQYLGRIGRGNQECLAIDFLDSKNAMLNSAYKKRLEGYKQMHYK
- a CDS encoding cation:proton antiporter, whose translation is MLGIIVATTLIALILNLLLKRIHLPTIIGYILTGTIIAYVFNLHNAVDNHELREIGEFGVVFLMFTIGLEFSLNHLKKMRREVFLTGSLQILVTALFVFLISRYVIGLEVQTSLIVGMALSLSSTAIVLKTFNETKEITKPHGRRVLGILIMQDIAVIPILLMISFFSMKGDASLTYTIGKTVLAAIVLLSLLYFAGKYLLEPFLRYVSSTRSDELFVASVLLLAVGSAYLAYYFGFSYSLGAFIAGMMIAETKFKHQVEADLIPFRNILLGIFFITVGMQINFKVIYDYAWIIAILLPVVMGLKFAVIYALVRYEDNKRVAFKTALSLIQIGEFSLAILELARSQSLIDTTYSQILIVTIVISMILTPIILKNLSKAAAKLIPEDVMMITNTHNVSEDTENHVIVLGYGRFGQAIVEELKAFGQKYVILEHNVKFYQIGKDRGEPIVFGNAAQRHILNSLNITKSSAVIVAVNNPEVLYLICEAVRELTLNSKTIVTVTTETEKEHLRGLNLEHIVVATNQIAKAVVDEVMYCRLDNN
- a CDS encoding rhodanese-like domain-containing protein, translated to MKLSKILFSVSLIASSVFASEFLTYDKLSKVLKEEAKKSGNYATTEEVKKALTEKNWAVVDVRTAEEWAAGFIKGTQRVGREAPEKALEGIVLDDDDKFVKDNLIVVCNTASRASIEAETFRKMGFKTVKIYDMHKWIDECNPVTTKYSDAEDKTGTKNKFGAYYAEHCKK
- a CDS encoding GNAT family N-acyltransferase codes for the protein MIDIQKEIEKKFPKIKEKENFLKKSLFKIAKKIVHEDSINQFLSQNSHLKGFEFVDAVLDYFDFDYTISSNDLQNIPTSGKVVIIANHPLGGLDALCLLRLISTVRKDVKIVANDFLAGFEALNSLTIMIDNYKIKQAKTDIKKIYDSLNKEEAVIIFPAGEVSRATTKGIKDPSWNRGFLNFAQNTNAPILPIFLDAKNSKTFYTISIINKTFSTLLLSHEMFNKKSKRINIKIGRIIPNENIVPKGIDKKFLLNLYKKHLYSLKKGKKSFFETQSAIAHPVSRIDLLNELKKSKLIGQTADGKKIYLYDYVEDSIVLKELGRLREISFRKVGEGVNKKRDTDKYDIYYQHIILWDENELEIVGSYRIGNSDFIFKNIGVKGFYSNNLFKYNEDFMPYLQNSIELGRSFVQPKYWGTRALDYLWFGIGAYLKNNPNIKYMFGPVSLSASFPNVAKDLIVFYYSHYFSNPLTLVEAKNPYHYSNNINEIKELFDLNDKAKDFKFLKSTLSNIGLSIPTLYKQYSEITVDGGIKFLDFNIDKNFGDCIDSFILVEVDKIKDSARKRYIEKE